The following proteins are encoded in a genomic region of Pyrus communis chromosome 11, drPyrComm1.1, whole genome shotgun sequence:
- the LOC137708922 gene encoding uncharacterized protein, protein MEKEKKKYPIGPEHYILYEEVGQGVSASVHRALCKPFEEVVAIKILDFERDNCDLNNIYRESQTMILVDHANVLKSHCSFVSDHNLWVVMPFMAGGSCLHILKAAYPDGFEEVVIATILREILKGLEYLHHHGQIHRDVKAGNILIDSRGAIKLGDFGVSACLFDSGDRQRMRNTFVGTPCWMAPEVMEQLHGYDFKADIWSFGITALELAHGHAPFSKYPPMKVLLMTLQNAPPGLDYERDRKFSKSFKQMIASCLVKDPSKRPSAKKLLKHSFFKQARSNDYISRTLLEGLPALGDRIKELKRKEEYMLAQKKMPDGQMEELSQNEYKRGISGWNFNLDDMKAQASLIQDVDDPVPDNNQTGSSTSLSALDAQQKPSLCRNLEPVADMEDNDVTRNQQATAYVNTALYDAKFRSDKSDDDSSIASPSHEPHTSPCHDDRTERGENPNGDNIGKLMEATALNSQHKRQCSSGSSGLPEVSDPLVKGDSDKLQNHQPQSNSKGNAAVVPQLADDVLTEVPPKASKSPAHSGELDEKAKAPVVQQKGRFKVTSENHDSEKVVPAPILQKSHSLQVCSSEVISFNPANPLQSALPSPLPSPLTSPSDATAPALSGYSLFPMLNSILQTNIIQRESILSLMKQVANGDFTANRASDVGSTQATNGSEKSLPQAARERETELLNEITELQRRLMSAQDELQKLKVDTA, encoded by the exons atggagaaggagaagaagaagtatCCGATAGGACCGGAGCACTACATTCTGTATGAAGAGGTCGGGCAGGGCGTCAGCGCTTCCGTTCACCGTGCTCTCTGTAAGCCCTTCGAGGAGGTTGTCGCCATCAAGATCCTCGATTTCGAACGCGACAATTGTGATCTG AACAACATTTATCGGGAATCGCAAACAATGATCCTCGTCGACCATGCTAATGTCCTCAAATCGCATTGTTCCTTTGTTAGTGATCATAATCTGTGGGTTGTCATGCCATTCATGGCTGGGGGTTCTTGTCTTCACATTCTGAAGGCAGCATACCCAGATGGTTTTGAGGAAGTTGTTATAGCCACTATATTACGTGAGATTTTGAAAGGTTTAGAGTATCTTCATCATCATGGCCAAATTCATCGAGATGTCAAA GCTGGAAATATTCTCATTGACTCACGTGGTGCAATCAAGCTTGGAGACTTTGGTGTTTCTGCTTGCCTTTTTGATTCAGGTGATAGGCAGCGTATGAGAAATACATTTGTGGGAACGCCTTGCTG GATGGCACCAGAGGTTATGGAGCAATTACATGGTTATGATTTCAA GGCGGATATCTGGTCTTTTGGTATAACTGCATTGGAGCTTGCCCATGGTCATGCTCCTTTTTCAAAGTATCCTCCAATGAAG GTACTGCTGATGACCTTGCAAAATGCACCACCTGGTCTTGATTATGAAAGGGATAGGAAGTTTTCTAAG TCCTTTAAGCAGATGATTGCTAGTTGCTTGGTAAAGGATCCTTCAAAACGACCTTCTGCTAAGAAGTTGTTGAAGCATTCCTTCTTCAAGCAAGCTCGGTCGAATGATTATATCTCACGAACACTTCTGGAGGGCCTGCCTGCTCTTGGTGATCGCATCAAGGAATTAAAG CGAAAGGAAGAGTATATGCTTGCACAAAAGAAGATGCCAGATGGACAAATGGAGGAACTATCACAG AATGAATATAAAAGAGGAATTAGTGGTTGGAACTTCAACCTTGACGACATGAAGGCTCAAGCTTCCCTG ATTCAGGATGTTGATGACCCTGTACCTGATAATAATCAGACAGGGAGTTCGACTTCTCTGTCTGCTCTTGATGCGCAACAAAAGCCATCACTCTGTCGAAACTTAGAACCAGTTGCAGATATG GAAGACAATGATGTGACTCGGAACCAACAAGCTACTGCATACGTTAACACAGCTTTATATGATGCCAA GTTTAGAAGTGACAAATCTGATGATGATTCTAGCATTGCCAGTCCTAGCCATGAACCACATACTTCACCTTGTCATGATGATCGTACTGAACGGGGTGAAAATCCCAATGGAGATAATATCGGGAAACTTATGGAGGCGACAGCTTTGAATTCTCAACATAAAAGGCAGTGCTCATCAGGCAGCAGTGGTTTACCAGAAGTTAGTGATCCTCTTGTTAAAGGAGACAG TGATAAATTGCAAAATCATCAGCCCCAAAGTAATTCAAAGGGAAATGCGGCAGTAGTTCCACAACTAGCAGATGACGTGCTTACTGAAGTTCCTCCTAAAGCATCTAAGTCACCAG CTCACAGTGGTGAACTTGATGAGAAAGCAAAGGCACCAGTTGTACAGCAGAAAGGACGTTTTAAAGTCACATCTGAGAATCATGACTCAGAAAAG GTGGTTCCGGCTCCTATTCTGCAAAAGAGTCACAGCTTGCAGGTTTGTAGTTCTGAG GTGATTAGCTTCAATCCTGCAAATCCTCTACAATCAGCTCTTCCATCACCCCTACCATCACCTCTAACATCACCTTCTGATGCTACCGCACCAGCTCTTTCTGGCTACTCTCTTTTTCCAATGTTAAACTCTATTTTGCAGACAAATATTATTCAGAGG GAGAGTATTTTAAGTTTAATGAAGCAAGTTGCTAACGGCGATTTTACAG CCAACCGTGCAAGTGATGTAGGATCCACCCAGGCTACTAATGGTTCGGAGAAATCATTG CCTCAAGCAGCTCGAGAGAGGGAAACCGAGTTACTCAATGAAATAACTGAGCTGCAGAGGAG GCTCATGTCTGCGCAAGATGAGCTTCAAAAGTTGAAAGTAGATACTGCTTAA